In one Silene latifolia isolate original U9 population chromosome 10, ASM4854445v1, whole genome shotgun sequence genomic region, the following are encoded:
- the LOC141607097 gene encoding F-box protein CPR1-like, producing MWNNLPTEISTNILHRLPVKTLIKCTILSKSFFNLITNQPFISDHIAQNANSHLLLRYFTHDEEEMYHFEPDDHTFSGFQTDGLIVPFHNYIGDCFTVAGCVNGVLCLVNDFSAEGTLIILWNPSIRKFVHVPRPIIVFDTHGAYKSVCGFGFDSISDDYKVVRLVELDNGIDLGFGVSAEMKVEVYSLKSECWRVIGVGPGCSIKKIYGFGYTPRFINGCVYFLGLSYSDQNYENVLLKFNMCTESFEIIQLTGVLKLTELGFTDDLFVPESNRVVTLIKSIYNDAGMTCSCSAWILKEDGDVKSWTKICDIDIGKLRPHGMVMAFSFRKNGEVITVKYGQDCYGRKENVVDLIDLVTHSRTTLREISADRYSFYLSTYVESMVLFKEGKGIEEQNTPLKFVN from the coding sequence ATGTGGAATAATTTACCTACTGAAATAAGCACCAACATATTACATAGATTACCTGTGAAAACCCTAATTAAATGCACAATTTTATCCAAATCATTCTTCAATTTAATCACTAATCAGCCTTTTATCTCCGATCACATTGCCCAAAATGCCAATTCCCACTTGTTACTTCGTTATTTCACCCACGATGAAGAAGAAATGTATCATTTTGAACCTGATGATCATACATTTTCCGGTTTTCAAACTGACGGATTGATTGTCCCTTTCCATAATTATATTGGTGATTGTTTTACTGTGGCGGGTTGCGTAAACGGTGTTCTTTGCTTGGTTAATGATTTTAGTGCTGAGGGTACTCTTATTATACTTTGGAACCCATCTATAAGAAAGTTTGTTCACGTTCCGCGGCCTATAATTGTATTTGATACTCATGGTGCATATAAGTCTGTTTGTGGGTTTGGGTTTGATTCTATTTCGGATGATTACAAGGTGGTTCGACTTGTAGAACTGGATAATGGTATTGATTTAGGTTTTGGGGTGAGCGCGGAAATGAAAGTTGAGGTCTATAGTTTGAAATCTGAGTGCTGGAGGGTTATAGGTGTTGGTCCTGGCTGCTCGATTAAAAAGATCTATGGGTTCGGGTATACCCCTCGTTTCATTAATGGCTGTGTTTATTTCCTTGGTTTGTCTTATTCGgatcaaaattatgaaaatgtGCTCCTCAAATTTAACATGTGTACAGAGAGTTTTGAGATTATACAACTGACGGGAGTCTTAAAATTGACAGAGTTAGGATTTACTGACGATTTGTTTGTCCCGGAGAGTAATCGGGTAGTGACTTTGATTAAGAGTATCTACAATGATGCAGGCATGACTTGTAGTTGTAGTGCATGGATTCTGAAAGAAGATGGGGATGTTAAATCTTGGACGAAGATTTGTGATATTGATATTGGTAAGTTACGTCCACATGGCATGGTAATGGCTTTTAGTTTTAGAAAAAATGGCGAAGTTATCACGGTGAAGTATGGTCAGGATTGTTATGGCAGAAAGGAGAATGTGGTTGATTTAATTGATCTAGTAACACACAGTAGGACAACATTAAGAGAGATAAGTGCAGATCGTTATTCATTTTACTTGTCTACTTATGTAGAGAGCATGGTGTTGTTTAAGGAAGGAaaaggaattgaagaacaaaacaCTCCGTTGAAGTTCGTTAATTAA